One segment of Mycolicibacterium neworleansense DNA contains the following:
- a CDS encoding argininosuccinate synthase, producing the protein MSERVILAYSGGLDTSVAISWIGKETGKEVVAVAIDLGQGGEDMDVVRQRALDCGAVEAVVVDARDEFADEYCLPTIKANALYMDRYPLVSAISRPLIVKHLVDAARSHGGTVVAHGCTGKGNDQVRFEVGFASLAPELDVIAPVRDYAWTREKAIAFAEENAIPINVTKRSPFSIDQNVWGRAVETGFLEDLWNAPTKDVYDYTQDPTVNFNAPDELIISFDKGRPIAIDGRPLSVLEIIQELNTRAGAQGVGRLDVVEDRLVGIKSREIYEAPGAMVLITAHTELEHVTLERELGRYKRGVDQKWGELTYDGLWFSPLKRSLEAFVEHTQQHVSGDIRLVLHAGAIIVNGRRSGESLYDFNLATYDEGDSFDQSAAKGFVQLHGLSSKISAKRDLGL; encoded by the coding sequence ATGTCCGAACGCGTCATCCTGGCGTACTCCGGAGGTCTGGACACCTCCGTCGCGATCAGCTGGATCGGCAAGGAGACCGGCAAAGAGGTCGTCGCCGTCGCCATCGATCTCGGTCAGGGCGGCGAGGACATGGACGTCGTGCGCCAGCGCGCCCTGGACTGCGGTGCGGTCGAGGCGGTCGTGGTCGATGCCCGTGACGAATTCGCCGACGAATACTGCCTGCCGACCATCAAGGCCAACGCGCTCTACATGGACCGCTACCCGCTGGTGTCGGCCATCAGCCGCCCGCTGATCGTCAAGCACCTGGTGGATGCGGCGCGCAGCCATGGCGGCACCGTCGTCGCGCACGGCTGCACCGGCAAGGGCAACGACCAGGTGCGCTTCGAGGTCGGGTTCGCCTCACTGGCACCGGAACTGGACGTCATCGCGCCGGTTCGCGACTACGCCTGGACCCGTGAGAAGGCCATCGCGTTCGCCGAAGAGAACGCGATCCCGATCAACGTCACCAAGCGCTCGCCGTTCTCGATCGACCAGAACGTGTGGGGCCGCGCCGTGGAGACCGGGTTCCTCGAGGATCTGTGGAACGCGCCGACCAAGGACGTCTACGACTACACCCAGGACCCGACGGTCAACTTCAACGCTCCCGACGAGCTGATCATCAGCTTCGACAAGGGCCGCCCGATCGCGATCGACGGTCGTCCGCTGAGCGTGCTTGAGATCATCCAGGAGCTCAACACCCGGGCCGGCGCCCAGGGCGTGGGCCGTCTCGACGTGGTCGAGGACCGGCTGGTCGGCATCAAGAGCCGCGAGATCTACGAGGCACCGGGCGCGATGGTGCTGATCACCGCGCACACCGAGCTCGAGCACGTGACGCTGGAACGTGAGCTGGGCCGGTACAAGCGCGGCGTCGACCAGAAGTGGGGCGAGCTCACCTACGACGGCCTCTGGTTCAGCCCGCTGAAGCGGTCGCTGGAGGCGTTCGTCGAGCACACGCAGCAGCATGTCTCCGGCGACATCCGGCTGGTGCTGCACGCCGGCGCCATCATCGTCAACGGCCGGCGGTCGGGTGAGTCGCTGTACGACTTCAACCTCGCCACCTACGACGAGGGCGACAGCTTCGACCAGAGCGCGGCCAAGGGCTTCGTGCAGCTGCACGGCCTGAGCTCCAAGATCTCGGCCAAGCGCGACCTGGGTCTGTAA
- the argH gene encoding argininosuccinate lyase — protein sequence MSTNDGTTNEGSLWGGRFADGPSAALAALSKSTHFDWVLAPYDVTASKAHARVLHRAGLLTDEQRDGLLAGLDSLGSDVADGSFEPLVTDEDVHGALERGLIDRVGPDLGGRLRAGRSRNDQVATLFRMWLRDAVRRVADGVLEVVNALAVQAAAHPTAIMPGKTHLQAAQPILLAHHLLAHAHPLLRNVDRIADFDDRTAVSPYGSGALAGSSLGLDPDAIAEDLGFASAADNSVDATAARDFAAEAAFIFAQIGVDLSRLAEDIILWSTTEFGYVTLHDSWSTGSSIMPQKKNPDIAELARGKSGRLIGNLTGLLATLKAQPLAYNRDLQEDKEPVFDSVAQLELLLPAMAGLVGTLTFDEARMAELAPAGYTLATDIAEWLVRQGVPFRIAHEAAGAAVQTAEGRGVGLDELTDAEFASIDPALTPQVREVLTVEGSVNARSARGGTAPVQVAKQLGTVRNAMEELRIRLSR from the coding sequence ATGAGCACCAACGACGGAACCACCAACGAGGGCTCGCTGTGGGGCGGCCGGTTCGCCGACGGCCCCTCGGCTGCCCTTGCCGCCCTGAGCAAGTCGACCCACTTCGACTGGGTGCTGGCGCCGTACGACGTCACCGCCTCCAAGGCCCACGCCCGGGTGTTGCACCGGGCCGGGCTGCTCACCGATGAACAGCGCGACGGTCTGCTCGCCGGTCTGGACAGCCTGGGTTCCGATGTCGCCGACGGCAGTTTCGAGCCGCTCGTCACCGACGAGGACGTGCACGGTGCGCTGGAGCGCGGCCTGATCGACCGGGTCGGGCCGGATCTGGGCGGCCGGTTGCGCGCCGGACGGTCCCGCAACGACCAGGTGGCCACGCTGTTCCGGATGTGGTTGCGCGACGCCGTGCGCCGCGTGGCCGACGGTGTGCTCGAGGTGGTCAACGCGCTGGCGGTGCAGGCCGCGGCGCATCCGACGGCGATCATGCCGGGCAAGACCCATCTGCAGGCCGCCCAGCCGATCCTGCTCGCGCACCATCTGCTGGCGCACGCGCATCCGCTGTTGCGCAACGTCGACCGGATCGCCGATTTCGACGATCGCACCGCGGTCTCGCCGTACGGCTCGGGCGCGCTGGCCGGCTCCTCGCTCGGCCTGGATCCCGACGCGATTGCCGAGGATCTCGGATTCGCCTCGGCGGCGGACAATTCCGTCGACGCCACCGCGGCGCGGGATTTCGCCGCCGAGGCGGCGTTCATCTTCGCCCAGATCGGGGTGGACCTGTCCCGGCTCGCCGAGGACATCATCCTCTGGAGCACAACCGAATTCGGGTACGTCACGCTGCACGACTCCTGGTCGACCGGCAGCTCGATCATGCCGCAGAAGAAGAACCCCGACATCGCCGAGCTGGCCCGCGGCAAATCCGGGCGGCTGATCGGCAACCTCACCGGCCTGCTGGCCACTCTCAAGGCGCAGCCGCTGGCCTACAACCGGGACCTGCAGGAGGACAAGGAGCCGGTCTTCGACTCGGTGGCGCAGCTGGAGCTGCTGCTGCCGGCGATGGCCGGTCTGGTCGGCACGCTGACCTTCGACGAGGCCCGGATGGCCGAGTTGGCGCCGGCCGGCTACACGCTGGCCACCGACATCGCCGAATGGTTGGTCCGCCAAGGGGTTCCGTTCCGCATCGCCCATGAGGCGGCCGGTGCCGCGGTGCAGACCGCCGAGGGGCGCGGAGTCGGGCTCGACGAGCTCACCGACGCCGAGTTTGCCTCGATCGATCCCGCCCTCACGCCGCAGGTGCGCGAGGTGCTGACCGTGGAGGGCTCGGTCAATGCGCGCAGCGCACGCGGCGGCACCGCACCGGTCCAGGTCGCCAAGCAGCTCGGGACGGTGCGAAACGCCATGGAAGAGCTGCGGATCCGGTTGAGCCGGTAG